Below is a genomic region from Bacillota bacterium.
GGACTTTGGTGATCTGCTTCTCTGGGGATTTGACGAGCTGGTAACCTATCACTATCTCATCGCGGAGACGATGAGAATTGAATCGATGCCCTATGAGCAGTATTGGACCATGGGTAAGCAGGAGCAGGCGGATCTGATTTGGCAGCGGCTGTTCCTGGATAACAGCCCCTACAGTGAAGCCGCCCGGGGCGTGCTAACTACCCTGCACAAGTTGGGTTTAGATGTTTCAAGCCGAGATGTGGCTTCTTATCGGGAGTATTTTGCCAACCTAACGGTGGAAGAGTACGTTGACAAAGTATTTGAAGTAGGAAACATCTCCAAGGCCATCATGACCAATGACCCCTTCGATGATGCAGAGCGAAGGGTGTGGCTGGAGAAGGGCGGTTGTACCGACGAGCGGTTCCTGGCAGCCCTGCGCTTAGATCCCCTGCTGATTGATTGGCCCAACGCCTGTAGACGGTTGGCGGAATGGGGTTACAAGGTAGAGGTAGGGTTGACGGAGCCAACGGTAGCAGAGGTGCAGCGCTTCCTGAAGGATTGGATCGGTAGGATGAAGCCGGTATACATGGCGGTATCCTTGCCCTATACCTTCCGGTATCCCGAGGATTCCGATATGGCAAAGGTCATTGAGCGGTGCGTCCTGCCGGTATCGAGGGAGACCAACGTTCCCTTTGCCTTGATGATTGGCGTCAAACGCTCGGCCAATCCTGGCCTGCAAGTTGCCGGCGATGCCGTGGGCAAGTCCGATATCACGGCAGTAGAATACCTCTGCCGCAACTATCCCGACAACAAGTTCATGGTCACCATGTTGTCCCGGGAGAACCAGCATGAACTGGCGGTGGCTGCCCGTAAGTTCCGTAACCTAATGGTCTTCGGGTGCTGGTGGTTCCTGAATAACCCCAGTCTCGTCGAGGAGATTACTCGGATGCGCTTTGAGCTTCTGGGCTCCAGCGTGATTCCCCAACACTCCGACGCCCGAGTCTTGGATCAACTCATCTACAAGTGGGCCCACTCCCGTCAAATCATCGCTAAGGTCCTTGCTGACAAGTATGAGGACTTGGCTGATACCGGTTGGCTTGTCACCCGTGAAGAAATCGAAAGGGATGTGGCCAAACTCCTTGGCGGTAACCTCTGGACCTTCCTAGAGGGCT
It encodes:
- a CDS encoding glucuronate isomerase, with protein sequence MTVVKREDLRQVVSEVVESTPVVDIHTHLYSPDFGDLLLWGFDELVTYHYLIAETMRIESMPYEQYWTMGKQEQADLIWQRLFLDNSPYSEAARGVLTTLHKLGLDVSSRDVASYREYFANLTVEEYVDKVFEVGNISKAIMTNDPFDDAERRVWLEKGGCTDERFLAALRLDPLLIDWPNACRRLAEWGYKVEVGLTEPTVAEVQRFLKDWIGRMKPVYMAVSLPYTFRYPEDSDMAKVIERCVLPVSRETNVPFALMIGVKRSANPGLQVAGDAVGKSDITAVEYLCRNYPDNKFMVTMLSRENQHELAVAARKFRNLMVFGCWWFLNNPSLVEEITRMRFELLGSSVIPQHSDARVLDQLIYKWAHSRQIIAKVLADKYEDLADTGWLVTREEIERDVAKLLGGNLWTFLEG